One Entelurus aequoreus isolate RoL-2023_Sb linkage group LG09, RoL_Eaeq_v1.1, whole genome shotgun sequence genomic window carries:
- the LOC133657589 gene encoding inactive phospholipase D5-like isoform X4: MKSQQKCIVIFALLCCFAVLVALIFSAVDIWGEDEDGITEDNCSRDCRVVLVENIPEDVTFPNDTVSHLPLSAGFFNLLDQAVRVVEIVSPLWLLNSSEYESSFQPAARQGRLLLSRLLALKARKVQLKISSGITESTELKILTKAGAEVHFVNTTVLTKGHLHSSFWVVDKRHFYLGSGSMEWRSLATRKELGVLVYNCSCLALDLHRVFNIYWGLQSKEFIPSFWSKRLYALFNKDSPLKLNFNSTEAQAYVSTSPNVFIPKDRSSDLDAISQVIKDARYFIYISITDYLPLLNTSTYRYWSRIDGFIREALILRRVRVRLLISCWENTHPLTFNFVWSLRSLCMEQANCSLEAKFFNPRIQRDGSLQGINHNRFMVTDRAVYLGNLDWVGNEFTYNAGVGLVINQPKGMEEKNSTVVEQFRAAFERDWFSSYTRSLQANKIPVCNKRQMNRMVTVKGSQVDNGPAPLRNEPNDDGQHGTAKSETDIPESGEDTFQPKIHLFEQKQAQIKKIVWKDTIEANSLSSESSGSREILHGPL, translated from the exons TCGCAGCAGAAGTGCATCGTGATCTTTGCCCTGCTGTGTTGCTTTGCCGTGCTGGTGGCTTTGATCTTCTCCGCCGTGGACATTTGGGGCGAGGACGAGGACGGAATCACGGAGGACAACTGCAGCAGGGACTGCAG AGTTGTTCTGGTGGAGAACATCCCGGAGGACGTCACGTTCCCAAACGACACCGTGTCACACCTGCCGCTCTCGGCGGGGTTCTTCAACTTACTGGATCAAGCCGTCCGCGTTGTGGAGATCGTGTCACCGCTGTGGCTCCTCAACTCCTCCGAATACGAGTCCAGCTTCCAGCCTGCTGCCAGACAG GGCAGACTTCTGCTGTCCAGGCTGCTGGCGCTCAAGGCTAGGAAAGTGCAGCTGAAGATCTCCAGTGGGATCACAGAATCGACAGAGCTGAAGATACTCACCAAAGCAG GTGCCGAGGTTCACTTTGTGAACACCACAGTGCTGACCAAGGGTCACCTCCACTCATCCTTCTGGGTGGTCGACAAGAGACATTTCTACCTTGGCAGCGGCAGCATGGAGTGGAGATCCCTGGCTACG AGGAAGGAGCTGGGCGTGCTGGTGTACAACTGCAGCTGTCTGGCTTTAGACCTCCACAGGGTGTTCAACATCTACTGGGGGCTCCAGTCCAAAGAATTCATCCCCTCTTTCTGGTCCAAGCGCCTATATGCCCTCTTCAACAAGGATTCCCCTCTGAAGCTCAACTTCAACAGCACGGAGGCCCAGGCATACGTCTCT ACCTCCCCTAATGTCTTCATTCCTAAAGATCGGAGCAGTGACCTGGACGCCATTTCCCAAGTCATTAAAGATGCCCGTTACTTCATATACATCTCCATCACAGACTACCTGCCCCTCCTCAACACCAGCACTTACAG GTACTGGTCTCGCATTGACGGCTTTATTCGGGAGGCTCTGATCCTCAGAAGGGTCAGAGTTCGTCTGCTGATAAGTTGCTGGGAAAACACTCATCCTCTGACGTTCAACTTTGTGTGGTCTCTGAGGAGTCTGTGCATGGAGCAGGCCAATTGCTCCCTGGAAGCT AAGTTCTTCAACCCCAGGATACAGAGAGATGGCAGTCTCCAAGGGATAAACCACAACAGGTTCATGGTGACGGACAGAGCAGTTTATTTAG GTAATTTGGACTGGGTGGGGAACGAGTTTACCTACAACGCCGGTGTAGGCCTGGTCATCAATCAACCCAAGGGCATGGAGGAGAAGAACTCTACGGTGGTGGAGCAGTTCCGCGCCGCCTTCGAGAGAGACTGGTTTTCCAGTTACACCCGCTCCCTTCAGGCCAACAAGATCCCAGTGTGTAACAAACGACAGATGAACAGGATGGTGACTGTCAAAGGTAGCCAGGTGGATAACGGACCAGCACCACTGAGGAATGAGCCTAACGATGATGGACAGCATGGCACAGCAAAGAGTGAGACTGATATACCAGAGTCAGGGGAAGATACTTTTCAGCCGAAAATCCACCTTTTTGAACAGAAACAGGCACAAATCAAAAAGATTGTGTGGAAGGACACAATAGAAGCCAACAGTCTGTCTTCTGAGAGCAGCGGCAGCAGAGAGATCCTCCATGGTCCCCTGTGA
- the LOC133657589 gene encoding inactive phospholipase D5-like isoform X2: MDLRGKRGPPVVGLQDLKCFGLGTPATGIPASNIISAVQQQDYSASVWLRRRDKLEHSQQKCIVIFALLCCFAVLVALIFSAVDIWGEDEDGITEDNCSRDCRVVLVENIPEDVTFPNDTVSHLPLSAGFFNLLDQAVRVVEIVSPLWLLNSSEYESSFQPAARQGRLLLSRLLALKARKVQLKISSGITESTELKILTKAGAEVHFVNTTVLTKGHLHSSFWVVDKRHFYLGSGSMEWRSLATRKELGVLVYNCSCLALDLHRVFNIYWGLQSKEFIPSFWSKRLYALFNKDSPLKLNFNSTEAQAYVSTSPNVFIPKDRSSDLDAISQVIKDARYFIYISITDYLPLLNTSTYRYWSRIDGFIREALILRRVRVRLLISCWENTHPLTFNFVWSLRSLCMEQANCSLEAKFFNPRIQRDGSLQGINHNRFMVTDRAVYLGNLDWVGNEFTYNAGVGLVINQPKGMEEKNSTVVEQFRAAFERDWFSSYTRSLQANKIPVCNKRQMNRMVTVKGSQVDNGPAPLRNEPNDDGQHGTAKSETDIPESGEDTFQPKIHLFEQKQAQIKKIVWKDTIEANSLSSESSGSREILHGPL; this comes from the exons TCGCAGCAGAAGTGCATCGTGATCTTTGCCCTGCTGTGTTGCTTTGCCGTGCTGGTGGCTTTGATCTTCTCCGCCGTGGACATTTGGGGCGAGGACGAGGACGGAATCACGGAGGACAACTGCAGCAGGGACTGCAG AGTTGTTCTGGTGGAGAACATCCCGGAGGACGTCACGTTCCCAAACGACACCGTGTCACACCTGCCGCTCTCGGCGGGGTTCTTCAACTTACTGGATCAAGCCGTCCGCGTTGTGGAGATCGTGTCACCGCTGTGGCTCCTCAACTCCTCCGAATACGAGTCCAGCTTCCAGCCTGCTGCCAGACAG GGCAGACTTCTGCTGTCCAGGCTGCTGGCGCTCAAGGCTAGGAAAGTGCAGCTGAAGATCTCCAGTGGGATCACAGAATCGACAGAGCTGAAGATACTCACCAAAGCAG GTGCCGAGGTTCACTTTGTGAACACCACAGTGCTGACCAAGGGTCACCTCCACTCATCCTTCTGGGTGGTCGACAAGAGACATTTCTACCTTGGCAGCGGCAGCATGGAGTGGAGATCCCTGGCTACG AGGAAGGAGCTGGGCGTGCTGGTGTACAACTGCAGCTGTCTGGCTTTAGACCTCCACAGGGTGTTCAACATCTACTGGGGGCTCCAGTCCAAAGAATTCATCCCCTCTTTCTGGTCCAAGCGCCTATATGCCCTCTTCAACAAGGATTCCCCTCTGAAGCTCAACTTCAACAGCACGGAGGCCCAGGCATACGTCTCT ACCTCCCCTAATGTCTTCATTCCTAAAGATCGGAGCAGTGACCTGGACGCCATTTCCCAAGTCATTAAAGATGCCCGTTACTTCATATACATCTCCATCACAGACTACCTGCCCCTCCTCAACACCAGCACTTACAG GTACTGGTCTCGCATTGACGGCTTTATTCGGGAGGCTCTGATCCTCAGAAGGGTCAGAGTTCGTCTGCTGATAAGTTGCTGGGAAAACACTCATCCTCTGACGTTCAACTTTGTGTGGTCTCTGAGGAGTCTGTGCATGGAGCAGGCCAATTGCTCCCTGGAAGCT AAGTTCTTCAACCCCAGGATACAGAGAGATGGCAGTCTCCAAGGGATAAACCACAACAGGTTCATGGTGACGGACAGAGCAGTTTATTTAG GTAATTTGGACTGGGTGGGGAACGAGTTTACCTACAACGCCGGTGTAGGCCTGGTCATCAATCAACCCAAGGGCATGGAGGAGAAGAACTCTACGGTGGTGGAGCAGTTCCGCGCCGCCTTCGAGAGAGACTGGTTTTCCAGTTACACCCGCTCCCTTCAGGCCAACAAGATCCCAGTGTGTAACAAACGACAGATGAACAGGATGGTGACTGTCAAAGGTAGCCAGGTGGATAACGGACCAGCACCACTGAGGAATGAGCCTAACGATGATGGACAGCATGGCACAGCAAAGAGTGAGACTGATATACCAGAGTCAGGGGAAGATACTTTTCAGCCGAAAATCCACCTTTTTGAACAGAAACAGGCACAAATCAAAAAGATTGTGTGGAAGGACACAATAGAAGCCAACAGTCTGTCTTCTGAGAGCAGCGGCAGCAGAGAGATCCTCCATGGTCCCCTGTGA
- the LOC133657589 gene encoding inactive phospholipase D5-like isoform X3 has protein sequence MESRGVRQRGRGQERSDEVHVPAEVEDRGKQSGIQGDVESQQKCIVIFALLCCFAVLVALIFSAVDIWGEDEDGITEDNCSRDCRVVLVENIPEDVTFPNDTVSHLPLSAGFFNLLDQAVRVVEIVSPLWLLNSSEYESSFQPAARQGRLLLSRLLALKARKVQLKISSGITESTELKILTKAGAEVHFVNTTVLTKGHLHSSFWVVDKRHFYLGSGSMEWRSLATRKELGVLVYNCSCLALDLHRVFNIYWGLQSKEFIPSFWSKRLYALFNKDSPLKLNFNSTEAQAYVSTSPNVFIPKDRSSDLDAISQVIKDARYFIYISITDYLPLLNTSTYRYWSRIDGFIREALILRRVRVRLLISCWENTHPLTFNFVWSLRSLCMEQANCSLEAKFFNPRIQRDGSLQGINHNRFMVTDRAVYLGNLDWVGNEFTYNAGVGLVINQPKGMEEKNSTVVEQFRAAFERDWFSSYTRSLQANKIPVCNKRQMNRMVTVKGSQVDNGPAPLRNEPNDDGQHGTAKSETDIPESGEDTFQPKIHLFEQKQAQIKKIVWKDTIEANSLSSESSGSREILHGPL, from the exons TCGCAGCAGAAGTGCATCGTGATCTTTGCCCTGCTGTGTTGCTTTGCCGTGCTGGTGGCTTTGATCTTCTCCGCCGTGGACATTTGGGGCGAGGACGAGGACGGAATCACGGAGGACAACTGCAGCAGGGACTGCAG AGTTGTTCTGGTGGAGAACATCCCGGAGGACGTCACGTTCCCAAACGACACCGTGTCACACCTGCCGCTCTCGGCGGGGTTCTTCAACTTACTGGATCAAGCCGTCCGCGTTGTGGAGATCGTGTCACCGCTGTGGCTCCTCAACTCCTCCGAATACGAGTCCAGCTTCCAGCCTGCTGCCAGACAG GGCAGACTTCTGCTGTCCAGGCTGCTGGCGCTCAAGGCTAGGAAAGTGCAGCTGAAGATCTCCAGTGGGATCACAGAATCGACAGAGCTGAAGATACTCACCAAAGCAG GTGCCGAGGTTCACTTTGTGAACACCACAGTGCTGACCAAGGGTCACCTCCACTCATCCTTCTGGGTGGTCGACAAGAGACATTTCTACCTTGGCAGCGGCAGCATGGAGTGGAGATCCCTGGCTACG AGGAAGGAGCTGGGCGTGCTGGTGTACAACTGCAGCTGTCTGGCTTTAGACCTCCACAGGGTGTTCAACATCTACTGGGGGCTCCAGTCCAAAGAATTCATCCCCTCTTTCTGGTCCAAGCGCCTATATGCCCTCTTCAACAAGGATTCCCCTCTGAAGCTCAACTTCAACAGCACGGAGGCCCAGGCATACGTCTCT ACCTCCCCTAATGTCTTCATTCCTAAAGATCGGAGCAGTGACCTGGACGCCATTTCCCAAGTCATTAAAGATGCCCGTTACTTCATATACATCTCCATCACAGACTACCTGCCCCTCCTCAACACCAGCACTTACAG GTACTGGTCTCGCATTGACGGCTTTATTCGGGAGGCTCTGATCCTCAGAAGGGTCAGAGTTCGTCTGCTGATAAGTTGCTGGGAAAACACTCATCCTCTGACGTTCAACTTTGTGTGGTCTCTGAGGAGTCTGTGCATGGAGCAGGCCAATTGCTCCCTGGAAGCT AAGTTCTTCAACCCCAGGATACAGAGAGATGGCAGTCTCCAAGGGATAAACCACAACAGGTTCATGGTGACGGACAGAGCAGTTTATTTAG GTAATTTGGACTGGGTGGGGAACGAGTTTACCTACAACGCCGGTGTAGGCCTGGTCATCAATCAACCCAAGGGCATGGAGGAGAAGAACTCTACGGTGGTGGAGCAGTTCCGCGCCGCCTTCGAGAGAGACTGGTTTTCCAGTTACACCCGCTCCCTTCAGGCCAACAAGATCCCAGTGTGTAACAAACGACAGATGAACAGGATGGTGACTGTCAAAGGTAGCCAGGTGGATAACGGACCAGCACCACTGAGGAATGAGCCTAACGATGATGGACAGCATGGCACAGCAAAGAGTGAGACTGATATACCAGAGTCAGGGGAAGATACTTTTCAGCCGAAAATCCACCTTTTTGAACAGAAACAGGCACAAATCAAAAAGATTGTGTGGAAGGACACAATAGAAGCCAACAGTCTGTCTTCTGAGAGCAGCGGCAGCAGAGAGATCCTCCATGGTCCCCTGTGA
- the LOC133657589 gene encoding inactive phospholipase D5-like isoform X1, translating to MDLRGKRGPPVVGLQDLKCFGLGTPATGIPASNIISAVQQQDYSASVWLRRRDKLEHSQQKCIVIFALLCCFAVLVALIFSAVDIWGEDEDGITEDNCSRDCRVVLVENIPEDVTFPNDTVSHLPLSAGFFNLLDQAVRVVEIVSPLWLLNSSEYESSFQPAARQGRLLLSRLLALKARKVQLKISSGITESTELKILTKAGAEVHFVNTTVLTKGHLHSSFWVVDKRHFYLGSGSMEWRSLATRKELGVLVYNCSCLALDLHRVFNIYWGLQSKEFIPSFWSKRLYALFNKDSPLKLNFNSTEAQAYVSTSPNVFIPKDRSSDLDAISQVIKDARYFIYISITDYLPLLNTSTYRLAICYFASVLTICLFKSWLLHVFCMPMPRYWSRIDGFIREALILRRVRVRLLISCWENTHPLTFNFVWSLRSLCMEQANCSLEAKFFNPRIQRDGSLQGINHNRFMVTDRAVYLGNLDWVGNEFTYNAGVGLVINQPKGMEEKNSTVVEQFRAAFERDWFSSYTRSLQANKIPVCNKRQMNRMVTVKGSQVDNGPAPLRNEPNDDGQHGTAKSETDIPESGEDTFQPKIHLFEQKQAQIKKIVWKDTIEANSLSSESSGSREILHGPL from the exons TCGCAGCAGAAGTGCATCGTGATCTTTGCCCTGCTGTGTTGCTTTGCCGTGCTGGTGGCTTTGATCTTCTCCGCCGTGGACATTTGGGGCGAGGACGAGGACGGAATCACGGAGGACAACTGCAGCAGGGACTGCAG AGTTGTTCTGGTGGAGAACATCCCGGAGGACGTCACGTTCCCAAACGACACCGTGTCACACCTGCCGCTCTCGGCGGGGTTCTTCAACTTACTGGATCAAGCCGTCCGCGTTGTGGAGATCGTGTCACCGCTGTGGCTCCTCAACTCCTCCGAATACGAGTCCAGCTTCCAGCCTGCTGCCAGACAG GGCAGACTTCTGCTGTCCAGGCTGCTGGCGCTCAAGGCTAGGAAAGTGCAGCTGAAGATCTCCAGTGGGATCACAGAATCGACAGAGCTGAAGATACTCACCAAAGCAG GTGCCGAGGTTCACTTTGTGAACACCACAGTGCTGACCAAGGGTCACCTCCACTCATCCTTCTGGGTGGTCGACAAGAGACATTTCTACCTTGGCAGCGGCAGCATGGAGTGGAGATCCCTGGCTACG AGGAAGGAGCTGGGCGTGCTGGTGTACAACTGCAGCTGTCTGGCTTTAGACCTCCACAGGGTGTTCAACATCTACTGGGGGCTCCAGTCCAAAGAATTCATCCCCTCTTTCTGGTCCAAGCGCCTATATGCCCTCTTCAACAAGGATTCCCCTCTGAAGCTCAACTTCAACAGCACGGAGGCCCAGGCATACGTCTCT ACCTCCCCTAATGTCTTCATTCCTAAAGATCGGAGCAGTGACCTGGACGCCATTTCCCAAGTCATTAAAGATGCCCGTTACTTCATATACATCTCCATCACAGACTACCTGCCCCTCCTCAACACCAGCACTTACAGGTTAGCCATCTGCTACTTCGCTAGTGTGTTAACCATCTGCCTGTTTAAATCCTGGCTGCTTCATGTGTTCTGTATGCCTATGCCAAGGTACTGGTCTCGCATTGACGGCTTTATTCGGGAGGCTCTGATCCTCAGAAGGGTCAGAGTTCGTCTGCTGATAAGTTGCTGGGAAAACACTCATCCTCTGACGTTCAACTTTGTGTGGTCTCTGAGGAGTCTGTGCATGGAGCAGGCCAATTGCTCCCTGGAAGCT AAGTTCTTCAACCCCAGGATACAGAGAGATGGCAGTCTCCAAGGGATAAACCACAACAGGTTCATGGTGACGGACAGAGCAGTTTATTTAG GTAATTTGGACTGGGTGGGGAACGAGTTTACCTACAACGCCGGTGTAGGCCTGGTCATCAATCAACCCAAGGGCATGGAGGAGAAGAACTCTACGGTGGTGGAGCAGTTCCGCGCCGCCTTCGAGAGAGACTGGTTTTCCAGTTACACCCGCTCCCTTCAGGCCAACAAGATCCCAGTGTGTAACAAACGACAGATGAACAGGATGGTGACTGTCAAAGGTAGCCAGGTGGATAACGGACCAGCACCACTGAGGAATGAGCCTAACGATGATGGACAGCATGGCACAGCAAAGAGTGAGACTGATATACCAGAGTCAGGGGAAGATACTTTTCAGCCGAAAATCCACCTTTTTGAACAGAAACAGGCACAAATCAAAAAGATTGTGTGGAAGGACACAATAGAAGCCAACAGTCTGTCTTCTGAGAGCAGCGGCAGCAGAGAGATCCTCCATGGTCCCCTGTGA